The Triticum aestivum cultivar Chinese Spring chromosome 6D, IWGSC CS RefSeq v2.1, whole genome shotgun sequence genomic sequence GGATATGACACCACAAGTACCTCGATGGTAACCATGGATTTATCTGCTGGCTAAGCTAGCTGAGCACGTATCACAAAACTAGCTAGAACCTCAACCTGACACACTAGCTGAAATAACGTACACGTACTTACTGAATATATTATTAACGTTTTGTTTGACAAAATCAAGAAGGCCAGGTATGAAAAAGCATAAGCAATCGAACTGCAAATGATCGAGGCTGAACCATCGATCTTCTAGTCGTGGAGGTGGCGGTCGAGATGGAGGATGGTGGAGAGGTTCATGGGGGAGATGTAGTCCGTGGAGCCGGTGAGGTAGTTCTGGGCGATGAGGCGGTTGGCGCGCTCCGTGGGGTGGAAGGCGTCCCAGAACACGTACTCGTCGCGGTTGGCGCACAGGCTGGACACCATGGTGCAGATGCCGATGCCGTTGAACCTCCCCTGGCCGCAGCACGCCTCCTTGGCCGTGACGAAGCCGTACGCCTTGGGGTCGGCGATGAAGTCGTCGTGCATGCGCCGCGTGTTCACGGCCACGAACACCGCTCCATTACCGCCGCCGGAGCCGACCTCGGCGTTGAGCTCGTTCAGCATGGCCTCCATCTGCGGGTTGTAGGCCTCGGACGCGCGCTGCAGCTCTGGGTCGCAGCTGCCGTCGAGGCTGTGCATGGCGAGCTCGGCGGGCACGCAGCCGATGGGGCCCACGCCGGTGACGAGGATGCGGCGCGCGCCGAGGCCGTGGATGCGGCGGAGAACCTGCTTGTACTCGGACAAAATGTACTTGATGTAGTCCGGCAGGGAGAACTCCCGGGAGCGCGCCGAGTAGGGCACCAGGTAGTAGTTGTTGACGAAGTCGTTGCCGCCGAGGGTGATGAGCGTCAGCGCGCCGCCGACCACCCGCGCCGCCCGCTCCGGGCCGTACAGCTTGGCGAGACGGTGCTTGTACTGCTCGAAGTAGGTGAGCTGCTTCGAGATCCGGATGATGTTGGCCTGCACGAGCACGATGATGCACGGAGCATCGATTCATTAGATGTTCAGTAGAGTTAATTATTGAATGAAGTGTGCATTGATGAAACGATGGATCGGTGGAAGGAAGCA encodes the following:
- the LOC123146128 gene encoding GDSL esterase/lipase At5g33370 → MAASSWQVALLAVALCVLPAALPAASAARAFFIFGDSLVDNGNNNYLLTSARADSWPYGIDTPDHRATGRFSNGKNVVDLISEQIGSVPVLPYLSPELDGQNLLVGANFASAGIGILNDTGIQFANIIRISKQLTYFEQYKHRLAKLYGPERAARVVGGALTLITLGGNDFVNNYYLVPYSARSREFSLPDYIKYILSEYKQVLRRIHGLGARRILVTGVGPIGCVPAELAMHSLDGSCDPELQRASEAYNPQMEAMLNELNAEVGSGGGNGAVFVAVNTRRMHDDFIADPKAYGFVTAKEACCGQGRFNGIGICTMVSSLCANRDEYVFWDAFHPTERANRLIAQNYLTGSTDYISPMNLSTILHLDRHLHD